CGCAGGGCGCGGGCGCGCACGTGGATCGTACCCTGCTCGGAAAACTTGATGGCGTTGCCGACGAAATTCAGCAAAACCTGTTCGAGGCGCAGCGGATCGCCGCGCAGGGGCCGCTGCAGCTCGGGCGCCACGTCGAAGTCCAGCGTCAGGCCGCGCGCGGCCGCCTGCACGGCGAGCTGGCCGGCGAGGTTGTGCGTCAGCGCGTCCAGCGTGAAGTCGAGCAGTTCCAGCTCGACCTTGCCGGCCTCGATACGGGAAAAGTCGAGGATGTGGTTGATGATGCCCAGCAGGTGCTGCGCCGCGTGGTGGATCTTGTCCAGGTAGTCGCGCTGGCGGGGTTCTTCCGCGTGCTTGCGGGCGAGATAAGCCATGCCGATGATGCTGTTCATCGGCGTGCGGATCTCGTGGCTCATGTTCGACAGGAAGTCGCTCTTGGCGCGGCTGGCCGCGTCGGCCCGGGCCTGCAGCGCGTGCAGTTCCGTGACGTCGGTCGACACGCACAGCACGGCGTCCACCTCGCCGTCGGCGTGCACGGGCACCGTCACGCTCCACAACTGGCGCACGGCCCCGTCGGCGCCGGCGAAGGCGTTCCGCACGGCGCGCTTTTCGCCCAGTTCGAGCACGGGGCGGTCCAGCGCCCACAGCGCGTCGGCCTGCGCGGGGGGCATCACGTCGCGGTCGCGCCGGCCCATGATGTCCTTGGCCGGCAAACCGCAGGCAGCCGCCATCTTCGCATTGACGTAGCGGTAGCGGCGGTCGCGGTCTTTCAGGTAGACGTAGGCGTCGACGTTGTCGAGCACGAGGTCGAGCAACCGACGCTGCTCCACGGCCGCCCGGCGCGACCGTGCCAGATTGAAGAACAGCGCAACCACCAGCAGGGTCGCGGCGAAGCCGCCCGCCCCCGCCAGCCACGGGAATACGCGGCCGAATCCGCCGACCAGGTCGGCGCGGCGGGCGACGAAGCGGGCCTTCCACAGATTGTCGTCGAAGCGCACGGGCAGCACGGTTTCCAGCAGGTCGTCCGCGCGGCCGAGCGCCGGCGGCGCGCCGTCGTACAGCAGGTTGTCCGCTCCGCTCACGCGCAGCGGTCCGGTCGCGCGGCTGTCCGCCGCCGCGTACAGCTGCAGCGCCACGGGTTCCGTTTCGCGGCCCTGCAGCGCGCCCCGCACCAAGGCCGGAATGGAAAAGCCGATACCGACCGAGCCCGCATAGGCCGCGCGCCGGCCCTCGACGTCGAGCGGGATGGCGCTCCCCGCCGGCGTGCGGTAGACGGGCATGCGCAGGCCGAGGCCCAGGTGGCGCACGGGATGCTCCACGACGACGGGCTTGCCGGATGCCGCCATGCGTCCGCTGTCGCGCGCGCGGGCCAATGTCTGCACGGCGGCGGGCGCGCCGGCCGCCAGGTCCACACCGGATTTTTCGGGCAGCTGCGGCTCCAGATACGTCAGCACGGTGTAGGTCGGACGGCGTCCGGCGGGCCGGATCGAGAAATCGGGATAGCCGGCCGGATCGAGACTGCGGTCCGCGCGCACGGCGGCGACGAACGCGTCGCGCGCGCCGTCCTCGACGTACTGCGCGAAATTGATCGACTCGAGCGCCGGATAGTGTTCGGCCACGCCGAGCGTCTCGACGTAGCGGTGGAACTGCAGCCGCGAGGCCAGTCCGCCGTTCGAGTGGAACAGGCCGGCCAGTCCGCGCACGACGTCCGCGTACGAGTGCACGGCGCCATCCAGCTGCTGGCGGCCGCTCCTTGCCAGGTGATCGAAGCGCGCCTGCGCGTCGACCGCGACCGTATGCGCCGCGCCCAGGTACAGACCGGCGCCGGCCGCCAGGGCCAGTGCGACGCTGCCGGTCCACAGCGCGGCCGTCCTTTCCGTGTTGCGCGATGCGATGTCAGCCATGTGGACAGGTCCAGGATGTGACAATGAGTATTGTCGTACGGCAATTTTTAGATGTTTGCTAGTATGTTCGAATCCGGACGAAATGGCGAGCTCAACAATAAGGAACGCATATGCGCGAAACAAATAATGACAATCGCGCCCCCTGGCTGTGGCTGGAAGATGTCGATTCCGACCGCGCCCTGGACTGGGTGCGCGAACGCAACCGCGAAAGCGAGCGCGAACTGACCGCCCTGCCCGGCTACGCGCCGCTGCGCGCGCGGCTCAAGACGATCCTCGATTCGCGCGACCGCATCCCGTACATCGGCCACCACGACGGCAGCTTCTATAATTTCTGGCGCGACGCCGACCATGAACGCGGCATCTGGCGCCGCACCCTGCTCACCGAATACCGCAAACCGCTGCCCGCCTGGGAAACCGTGCTGGACCTGGACGCCCTCGCGCGGGACGAATCGGAAAACTGGGTCTGGGCCGGCGTGACCTTCCTGGAACCGCACGGCACGCGCTGCCTCGTCTCGCTGTCGCGCGGCGGCGGCGATGCCCACGTCGTGCGCGAATTCGACGTGGCGACGCGCGCCTTCGTGCCAGAGGGCTTCACGCTGCCGGAAGCGAAGACGAGCGCCGGCTGGATCGACGCCGACACACTATTCGTCGCCACCGACTTCGGGCCCGACTCGATGACGGCGTCGGGCTACCCGCGCATCGTCAAGGCCTGGCGGCGCGGCACGCCGCTGGAAGACGCCACGCTCGTCTATGCGGCGCAACCGGACGACCTGTCGGCCTCCGCCTGGCAAGATCCGACACCCGGCTTCGAGCGCCAGTTCGTCCTGCGCCAGATCGATTTCTACAGCAGCGAATTGTTCCTGCGCGATCCGGCCGGCGGCACGCTCACGCCCATCGACAAGCCGGAGGATGCCAACGCGTTCGCGCTGCGCGACCAGCTGATCGTCGAACTGCGCTC
This genomic stretch from Massilia putida harbors:
- a CDS encoding CHASE domain-containing protein gives rise to the protein MADIASRNTERTAALWTGSVALALAAGAGLYLGAAHTVAVDAQARFDHLARSGRQQLDGAVHSYADVVRGLAGLFHSNGGLASRLQFHRYVETLGVAEHYPALESINFAQYVEDGARDAFVAAVRADRSLDPAGYPDFSIRPAGRRPTYTVLTYLEPQLPEKSGVDLAAGAPAAVQTLARARDSGRMAASGKPVVVEHPVRHLGLGLRMPVYRTPAGSAIPLDVEGRRAAYAGSVGIGFSIPALVRGALQGRETEPVALQLYAAADSRATGPLRVSGADNLLYDGAPPALGRADDLLETVLPVRFDDNLWKARFVARRADLVGGFGRVFPWLAGAGGFAATLLVVALFFNLARSRRAAVEQRRLLDLVLDNVDAYVYLKDRDRRYRYVNAKMAAACGLPAKDIMGRRDRDVMPPAQADALWALDRPVLELGEKRAVRNAFAGADGAVRQLWSVTVPVHADGEVDAVLCVSTDVTELHALQARADAASRAKSDFLSNMSHEIRTPMNSIIGMAYLARKHAEEPRQRDYLDKIHHAAQHLLGIINHILDFSRIEAGKVELELLDFTLDALTHNLAGQLAVQAAARGLTLDFDVAPELQRPLRGDPLRLEQVLLNFVGNAIKFSEQGTIHVRARALRTVGADLLVRFDVEDHGIGIAQNDLAQLFTPFHQADPSTTRRHGGTGLGLVISKQLAELMGGTVGVTSTPGQGSTFWFTARLQPVPAAQPAGAAQQAASGALAGVTMLLVEDNAFNQQVARELLEDAGAHVIVADHGAMALERLAERPVDCVLMDVQMPVMDGIDATRRIRQDPRYADLKVIALTANAGLDDQARCLAAGMDEFLTKPAAPETLIATIARVLGRHVRRPSGTGDGARRDSMLLDVGVLSDAFGGQAERMRKYAFLFLDAARDGMHEIERALAAQEPARAAAVAHRLKSSARTVGALGFGDLCAELERQVEPGALARARTLAARLRGLQSRLERHIHAELGARQQDHQA